The Desulfofundulus luciae genome includes a region encoding these proteins:
- a CDS encoding endonuclease/exonuclease/phosphatase family protein, with protein MGHVVRLLTYNIHHGKGVDGKVRLRRVAAVLQRHNPDAVALQEVDRHLPRSYLRHQARALAQHLNMYFVFAPTLSWLGICQYGLAILSRYPISEHQYYPLPGTHEPRGLLSASLDHEAGTFFLLNTHLGLNYREREKQAETIREIVSSMNGPVVLAGDMNTERLTFPELPVTPPDTLPTFPSYRPRFGLDRIFASRHWRIIKALTPSAGASDHLPLLVELVLAN; from the coding sequence ATGGGGCACGTTGTGCGGCTGCTCACCTACAATATACACCACGGTAAGGGAGTTGACGGCAAAGTGCGTTTACGGCGCGTGGCGGCGGTCCTGCAGCGGCATAACCCCGATGCGGTCGCCCTGCAGGAAGTGGACCGCCACCTGCCCCGCAGTTACCTGCGCCACCAGGCCCGGGCGCTGGCCCAGCACCTGAACATGTACTTTGTTTTTGCCCCCACCTTAAGCTGGCTGGGCATCTGCCAGTACGGCCTGGCCATTTTAAGCCGTTACCCCATATCAGAACATCAATACTACCCTTTGCCCGGCACTCACGAACCCCGGGGGCTGCTATCAGCCAGCCTGGACCACGAAGCAGGAACGTTTTTCCTGCTCAACACCCACCTGGGCTTAAACTACCGGGAAAGGGAAAAACAAGCGGAAACAATAAGGGAGATCGTCAGCTCTATGAATGGGCCGGTGGTCCTGGCGGGCGATATGAATACGGAACGGCTCACCTTCCCCGAACTGCCCGTCACCCCACCGGACACCCTGCCAACCTTTCCCTCATACCGCCCCCGGTTCGGGCTGGACCGCATATTTGCGTCGCGCCACTGGCGCATCATCAAGGCTCTTACCCCTTCCGCGGGCGCTTCCGACCATTTGCCCCTGCTGGTGGAGCTGGTACTGGCAAACTGA
- a CDS encoding ACT domain-containing protein: MKVKQISIFLENKTGRLAQVTRVLGDNGINIRALAIADTTDFGILRLIVNDPDRAYRVLKEAGFTVSATDVIAVEVVDEPGGLAGVLAVLQEANLNIEYLYAFLQKASKAALVVFRVEQLDGAIAALQAKGIRILSGEEVYAL, translated from the coding sequence ATGAAAGTCAAGCAAATCTCCATCTTCCTGGAAAACAAAACGGGGCGTTTGGCCCAGGTGACCAGGGTACTGGGGGACAACGGCATCAACATCCGTGCCCTGGCCATAGCCGATACCACCGACTTCGGCATTTTGCGTCTCATTGTTAACGACCCGGACCGGGCTTACCGGGTGCTCAAGGAGGCCGGTTTTACCGTCAGCGCCACCGATGTCATTGCCGTGGAAGTGGTGGATGAGCCCGGCGGCCTGGCCGGGGTGCTGGCCGTTTTGCAAGAAGCAAACCTGAACATCGAGTACCTGTATGCCTTTTTGCAGAAAGCTTCCAAGGCCGCCCTGGTGGTGTTCCGGGTGGAACAACTGGACGGGGCCATTGCCGCCCTGCAGGCAAAGGGTATCCGTATCCTGAGCGGGGAAGAGGTTTACGCATTGTAA
- a CDS encoding [FeFe] hydrogenase, group A has product MSAGKVTVDGHVVEINDARNILEVVRRAGIKLPTFCYHSELSVYGACRMCMVEVEGRGLVASCSTPPADGMVIHTSTPRTRRLRRMIIELLLANHDRECTSCGRSGSCKLQQLARQMGVTEVRFGHLDKKMPVDNTSPSLVKNPNKCILCGDCVRMCKEVQGLGIWDFAFRGSKTRVTTAFGKPLQEVACVNCGQCVAVCPTGALTVKSEVDKVWDAIQDPGKVVVVQVAPAVRVAIGEEFGLLPGEKATGQMVAALRKIGFDRVFDTLFTADMTTIEEGMELLGRLEKGGRLPLFTSCCPAWVKYAEQFHADLLENLSTCRSPQQMFGSLVKKYYAREIGKNPAEVVCVSVMPCTAKKFEARRPEFTTGGVPDVDFVLTTMELAQMIKEAGIVFNELEPEVFDNPLGMGSGAAVIYGASGGVMESVVRFVAAQQSPGDVGRVDFYPVRGIQGIKETELEIGGQNLKLAVVNGLANAEKLINRIKSGEAFYHAVEVMACPGGCLGGGGQPYPNNTASRLGRMKGLYALDRAEQLHRPQDNIFVTRALERWFGGPANANTHQALHTRYYPRRRISGKPVEVSGRRDERPVEVAVCVGTNCYLKGSYDILNKFMTLARQMGIADYVQLKGTFCLEHCDRGVSIKVNDEIITNVTLDNAEEVFKTKIAIKAEPPWVV; this is encoded by the coding sequence ATGTCTGCAGGGAAAGTTACCGTAGATGGTCATGTGGTGGAAATAAATGATGCCAGGAACATCCTGGAAGTAGTGCGCCGGGCCGGTATCAAACTGCCTACCTTTTGCTATCACTCTGAATTGAGCGTTTACGGGGCCTGCCGCATGTGCATGGTGGAAGTGGAGGGCCGGGGGCTGGTGGCCTCCTGTTCAACGCCTCCAGCCGACGGCATGGTTATTCACACCAGCACCCCCCGCACCCGCCGGTTGCGCCGCATGATTATCGAACTGCTCCTGGCCAACCACGACCGGGAATGCACCAGTTGCGGGCGCAGCGGAAGCTGCAAACTGCAGCAACTGGCCCGCCAGATGGGGGTGACGGAGGTCCGCTTCGGTCATCTGGATAAAAAGATGCCGGTGGATAATACTTCCCCGTCCCTGGTAAAGAATCCCAACAAGTGTATCCTCTGCGGCGACTGCGTGCGCATGTGCAAGGAGGTCCAGGGGCTGGGGATCTGGGACTTTGCCTTCCGGGGTTCCAAAACCCGGGTAACCACCGCTTTTGGCAAACCCCTGCAGGAAGTGGCCTGTGTCAATTGCGGTCAATGCGTGGCCGTGTGTCCTACCGGTGCCCTGACGGTCAAGTCGGAAGTGGATAAGGTTTGGGACGCCATCCAGGATCCCGGCAAAGTGGTGGTGGTGCAGGTAGCTCCGGCGGTAAGGGTGGCCATCGGCGAGGAGTTTGGCCTGCTGCCCGGGGAAAAGGCGACCGGGCAAATGGTGGCGGCCCTGCGGAAAATAGGTTTTGACCGCGTGTTTGACACCCTGTTTACTGCCGATATGACCACCATCGAGGAAGGGATGGAGCTGCTGGGCCGGCTGGAAAAGGGCGGCAGGCTGCCCCTGTTCACCTCCTGCTGCCCGGCCTGGGTGAAATATGCCGAGCAGTTCCACGCCGACCTCCTGGAAAACCTGTCCACCTGCCGGTCTCCCCAGCAGATGTTCGGTTCCCTGGTGAAGAAATATTACGCCCGGGAGATTGGTAAGAATCCGGCGGAAGTGGTCTGCGTGTCGGTAATGCCCTGTACGGCTAAAAAGTTTGAAGCCAGACGGCCCGAATTTACCACCGGGGGTGTCCCCGATGTGGATTTCGTCCTCACTACCATGGAGCTGGCCCAGATGATTAAGGAAGCGGGCATTGTCTTTAACGAGCTGGAGCCGGAAGTGTTTGACAATCCCCTGGGGATGGGCTCAGGCGCGGCGGTCATTTACGGTGCCTCGGGCGGGGTGATGGAATCGGTGGTGCGCTTTGTTGCGGCCCAGCAGTCCCCCGGTGATGTGGGGCGGGTGGATTTTTACCCGGTGCGGGGTATCCAGGGAATTAAGGAGACAGAACTGGAGATCGGCGGGCAAAACCTCAAGCTGGCGGTGGTAAACGGCCTGGCCAATGCGGAGAAGCTCATCAACCGCATCAAGTCGGGAGAAGCTTTCTACCACGCCGTGGAAGTAATGGCCTGTCCCGGCGGCTGCCTTGGCGGCGGCGGTCAGCCTTACCCCAACAATACCGCTTCTCGGCTGGGACGCATGAAGGGCCTTTACGCGCTGGACCGGGCGGAACAGTTGCACAGGCCCCAGGACAACATTTTTGTCACCAGGGCCCTGGAACGGTGGTTTGGCGGCCCGGCCAACGCCAATACCCATCAGGCCCTGCATACCCGCTACTACCCGCGGCGGCGCATCAGCGGCAAGCCCGTAGAAGTGAGCGGCCGCCGGGACGAGCGCCCGGTGGAGGTAGCGGTTTGCGTGGGTACCAATTGTTACCTCAAAGGTTCCTATGACATTTTAAATAAATTCATGACCCTGGCTCGGCAGATGGGCATCGCCGATTACGTGCAGCTGAAGGGAACCTTCTGCCTGGAGCACTGCGACCGGGGTGTGAGCATTAAAGTCAACGATGAAATCATTACCAACGTAACCCTGGATAACGCCGAAGAAGTCTTCAAGACTAAGATTGCCATCAAGGCCGAGCCGCCCTGGGTGGTTTAA
- a CDS encoding [Fe-Fe] hydrogenase large subunit C-terminal domain-containing protein — protein MGEQASFPITTVADRCRDCYRCIRSCPVKAIRIEAENDKLRARIVEDLCVLCGRCVLTCPQGAKKVSLSRERVKELLACGGPVVASVAPSFAAVLPPGYALTLPAMLKALGFALVQQTSWGAELVCRAQKQLPKDRSYISTACPVVVNLVEKYYPELISRLAPLVSPMVAHGRWIKQNYPQSRVVFIGPCIAKKEEARQFPDAVDEVLGFDELWQWLEAEGLSPGQFVPGDFDPPHPQRAILFPVEGGELHTLSLSTDMLDTRVVAISGLVNCIDFLSQLQRGYIKHPPAFMELLACNGGCIAGPLMETAGDIFVRRQRIIEYFRARSSAASLTREEEGRPLPLNMLQRRYRERKIYRPEPPAEAIKQILAQTGKYTPEDELNCGACGYNSCREKAAAVYWGMAEVQMCIPYMRRRAESMSNLVINAMPNGCIIVNRHLEILEVNPAVREMFGWQGKEITGQKLDQLIDATNFRRVLATGEPLNVLHTYDEYDRIIREVIFPLEKGEVVVGILVDITHERRQQEELKQMKTQTIKRAQEVINKQMKVAQEIAGLLGETTAETKVLLSQLIRLMQE, from the coding sequence GTGGGTGAACAGGCATCCTTTCCCATCACCACCGTGGCCGACCGCTGCCGGGACTGCTACCGCTGCATCCGTTCCTGTCCGGTCAAGGCCATCCGCATCGAAGCGGAAAACGACAAGCTGCGTGCCCGCATTGTGGAAGATCTGTGTGTCCTTTGCGGCCGGTGTGTTTTGACCTGCCCCCAGGGGGCAAAAAAGGTATCCTTAAGCCGGGAGCGGGTGAAGGAGTTGCTGGCCTGCGGCGGCCCGGTGGTGGCCAGCGTGGCCCCATCCTTTGCGGCCGTGCTGCCCCCCGGGTATGCCCTGACCCTGCCCGCCATGCTCAAAGCTCTGGGATTTGCCCTGGTACAGCAAACTTCCTGGGGGGCCGAACTGGTCTGCCGGGCGCAAAAGCAATTGCCCAAAGACAGATCGTACATTTCCACTGCCTGTCCGGTGGTGGTGAACCTGGTGGAAAAATACTACCCGGAGTTAATTTCCAGGCTTGCTCCCCTGGTGTCTCCCATGGTCGCCCACGGGCGGTGGATCAAACAAAACTACCCGCAGAGCCGGGTGGTCTTCATCGGACCCTGTATCGCCAAAAAAGAAGAAGCCAGGCAATTTCCCGATGCCGTTGATGAGGTGCTGGGATTTGATGAACTCTGGCAGTGGCTTGAAGCGGAGGGACTTTCCCCCGGCCAGTTTGTTCCGGGGGATTTTGATCCTCCCCACCCCCAAAGGGCCATCCTTTTCCCGGTGGAAGGCGGCGAGCTGCACACCCTGTCTTTGAGCACCGATATGCTGGATACCCGGGTGGTGGCCATATCGGGGCTGGTCAACTGCATTGATTTTCTTTCCCAGCTGCAGCGGGGGTATATCAAACACCCCCCGGCCTTCATGGAATTGCTGGCCTGTAACGGTGGGTGTATTGCCGGCCCCCTCATGGAGACTGCCGGGGATATCTTCGTGCGCCGCCAGAGGATCATTGAATATTTCCGGGCCAGATCCTCCGCCGCCTCCCTCACACGGGAGGAGGAGGGCCGGCCCCTGCCCTTAAACATGCTCCAGAGGCGCTACCGGGAACGCAAGATTTACCGGCCCGAACCGCCGGCGGAAGCCATCAAGCAAATACTGGCGCAAACGGGTAAGTACACTCCCGAAGACGAATTGAACTGCGGTGCCTGCGGCTACAACTCCTGCCGGGAAAAGGCTGCGGCGGTCTACTGGGGGATGGCCGAGGTGCAGATGTGCATCCCCTACATGCGCCGCCGGGCGGAATCCATGTCCAACCTGGTGATCAATGCCATGCCCAACGGCTGTATTATTGTGAACCGGCACCTGGAGATCCTGGAAGTGAACCCGGCGGTCCGGGAGATGTTTGGCTGGCAGGGGAAAGAGATCACCGGGCAGAAGCTGGATCAACTGATCGATGCCACCAACTTCCGCCGGGTGCTGGCTACCGGGGAACCCTTGAATGTCTTGCATACCTATGACGAATACGACCGGATCATCCGGGAAGTAATCTTTCCCCTGGAAAAGGGGGAGGTTGTGGTGGGCATCCTGGTGGACATCACCCATGAGAGGCGGCAGCAGGAAGAGTTAAAGCAAATGAAGACCCAAACTATCAAGCGGGCCCAGGAGGTCATTAACAAGCAGATGAAGGTGGCCCAGGAAATTGCCGGGCTTTTGGGGGAAACCACGGCGGAAACCAAGGTTTTGCTCAGCCAGTTAATTCGCCTGATGCAGGAGTAG
- the nuoE gene encoding NADH-quinone oxidoreductase subunit NuoE, which translates to MEGTGRKFEKLQEIIARHEGKVSHLIAILQEVQQEYRYLPEEVLTYIATALNIPPAVVYGVATFYAQFSLVPKGKYVIRVCDGTACHVRGSEPIHFALRKELGLAEGQQTTDDLQFTVETVSCLGACGLAPVVTINDREVHGQMTTEDVLRVLRVIKAGESKEERREAHA; encoded by the coding sequence ATGGAGGGAACGGGCAGAAAGTTTGAAAAGTTGCAGGAAATTATCGCCCGTCACGAGGGTAAGGTGTCGCATTTGATTGCCATCCTGCAGGAAGTGCAGCAAGAATACCGTTACCTGCCCGAAGAAGTACTGACCTATATTGCCACGGCTTTAAATATTCCGCCAGCGGTGGTCTACGGGGTGGCCACCTTCTACGCCCAGTTTTCCCTGGTTCCCAAGGGCAAATATGTCATCCGGGTTTGTGACGGCACGGCCTGCCACGTGCGGGGTTCCGAACCGATCCATTTTGCCCTGCGCAAGGAACTGGGACTTGCGGAAGGCCAGCAGACAACCGATGACCTGCAGTTTACGGTGGAAACGGTATCCTGCCTGGGGGCCTGTGGGCTGGCCCCGGTGGTAACCATTAACGACCGGGAAGTGCACGGACAGATGACGACTGAAGATGTTTTAAGGGTGTTGCGGGTTATAAAAGCGGGGGAAAGCAAAGAAGAACGGAGGGAAGCCCATGCTTAA
- a CDS encoding HTH domain-containing protein: MRFSRHDMIFIFALLVAAGTGLATLYNLVIIEMLVSGNTRQVGGAIHYALGLNLAFWGLSVVLGAAGLWFYLRQRQSRDNTGHGHAGEHPAERVATPCTEQMTELIRTVKETLEVIQPLVLHLTTRQDTASGATTVCDPVFQPGEHLKAGDNRPEEQMGEDESEQEFWPDFPKGLNKVTLKQVLSYLEEHNETGVSSEEIATGVGISRVTVRRYMDYLEQIGYVKVELRYGTVGRPLKIYSLVNLFSS; encoded by the coding sequence ATGCGCTTTTCAAGGCACGATATGATCTTCATCTTTGCCTTGCTGGTTGCTGCCGGGACCGGCCTGGCTACGCTGTATAACCTCGTAATTATCGAAATGCTGGTATCCGGCAACACCCGGCAGGTCGGCGGGGCCATACATTATGCTTTGGGGCTCAACCTGGCCTTCTGGGGATTGTCGGTGGTGCTTGGCGCCGCCGGCCTGTGGTTTTATTTGCGACAGAGGCAATCCCGGGATAACACCGGGCATGGCCATGCAGGGGAACACCCCGCCGAAAGGGTTGCAACGCCCTGTACCGAACAAATGACGGAGCTGATCCGGACGGTAAAGGAGACTTTGGAGGTTATCCAGCCGCTGGTTTTGCACCTCACTACCAGACAGGATACGGCTTCCGGTGCAACCACTGTCTGTGACCCGGTTTTCCAGCCAGGGGAGCATTTAAAAGCCGGCGATAACCGGCCGGAAGAGCAGATGGGGGAAGATGAATCCGAGCAGGAATTCTGGCCGGACTTCCCCAAAGGGCTCAATAAGGTGACTTTAAAGCAGGTTTTATCATATCTGGAGGAACATAACGAAACGGGGGTTTCTTCGGAGGAAATAGCCACAGGGGTGGGTATTTCCCGGGTTACCGTAAGGCGGTACATGGATTACCTGGAGCAGATTGGTTATGTTAAGGTGGAGTTGAGATATGGCACGGTGGGGAGACCTTTAAAAATCTACAGCCTGGTCAACTTGTTCAGTTCCTGA
- the nuoF gene encoding NADH-quinone oxidoreductase subunit NuoF — translation MLKSRQDFKALTERAREALIKEKLRILICAGTGCVANGSLGVYEAFREELVKRGLPYKVELVHEEENAGTALNISGCHGFCQMGPLVRFEPEGVLYLKVKKEDVPEIIEEHILHNRPVERLLYHHPVTGQVVAREEDIPFYQNQVRVALELCGLVNPEDINDYLAHGGYQALEKALFEMTPEDVIKEVMDSGLRGRGGAGFPTGRKWAFARSAAGDKKYVICNGDEGDPGAFMDRSVMEGAPHRVLEGMMIAGYAIGADEGYIYVRAEYPLAVKRLKKAVADAGAVGLLGDNILGSGFAFRIHIKEGAGAFVCGEETALIASIEGQRGMPRPRPPFPAQSGLWGCPTIINNVETLANVAPIISRGADWFKQYGTPKSPGTKTFALAGQVAHTGLVEVPMGITLREVVFYIGGGLREGKKFKAVQIGGPSGGCLTEEHLDLPLDFDSLQQVGAMIGSGGMVVIGQDSCMVEVAKFFMTFVQNESCGKCVPCREGTRRMLELLTKITQGKATEEDLLLLEELALVVKDGALCGLGKTAPNPVLTTLRYFRDEYEAHVREKKCPAGVCKALLSYFIDQEKCRGCGLCAKNCPVEAISGEKKQPHTIDLVKCIKCGTCMEKCKFGAVYTA, via the coding sequence ATGCTTAAATCAAGGCAGGATTTTAAGGCGCTCACAGAGCGGGCCAGGGAGGCCCTGATTAAAGAAAAGTTGCGCATTTTAATCTGTGCCGGTACCGGTTGTGTGGCCAACGGCTCCCTGGGCGTATACGAAGCCTTCCGGGAGGAACTGGTCAAAAGAGGTTTACCTTATAAAGTAGAGCTGGTGCATGAGGAGGAAAATGCCGGGACTGCTTTAAATATCAGCGGCTGTCACGGGTTTTGCCAGATGGGTCCCCTGGTGCGATTCGAGCCGGAAGGAGTGCTCTATTTAAAGGTCAAAAAAGAGGACGTCCCGGAGATCATCGAAGAGCACATCTTGCACAACCGGCCGGTGGAAAGGTTGCTCTACCATCATCCGGTTACCGGCCAGGTGGTGGCCCGGGAAGAAGATATTCCCTTTTACCAGAATCAGGTGCGGGTGGCCCTGGAATTGTGCGGCCTGGTTAACCCGGAGGATATCAATGATTACCTGGCCCACGGCGGTTATCAGGCCCTGGAAAAAGCCCTATTTGAGATGACTCCCGAGGACGTAATTAAGGAAGTAATGGATTCGGGTCTACGCGGCCGTGGCGGAGCGGGTTTTCCCACCGGCCGGAAGTGGGCCTTTGCCCGGTCTGCCGCGGGGGACAAAAAATATGTCATTTGTAACGGCGACGAAGGTGATCCCGGGGCCTTCATGGACCGCAGCGTGATGGAAGGCGCTCCCCACCGGGTGCTGGAAGGGATGATGATTGCCGGCTATGCCATTGGAGCGGACGAAGGCTACATATACGTGCGGGCGGAGTATCCTCTGGCGGTAAAACGGTTGAAAAAGGCCGTGGCCGATGCCGGGGCTGTTGGCCTTTTGGGCGATAACATCCTGGGCAGCGGATTCGCTTTTCGCATCCACATTAAAGAGGGTGCCGGCGCCTTTGTCTGCGGCGAGGAAACGGCTTTGATTGCCTCCATTGAGGGCCAGCGCGGCATGCCCCGTCCCCGTCCTCCCTTCCCGGCCCAGAGCGGTCTCTGGGGCTGCCCGACCATCATCAATAACGTGGAGACCCTGGCCAACGTGGCTCCCATTATTTCCCGGGGGGCGGACTGGTTCAAGCAGTACGGCACTCCCAAGAGCCCCGGTACCAAGACCTTTGCCCTGGCCGGGCAGGTGGCTCACACCGGTCTGGTAGAGGTTCCCATGGGCATTACCCTGCGGGAAGTGGTGTTTTACATCGGCGGTGGCCTGCGGGAAGGCAAAAAGTTCAAGGCGGTGCAAATCGGAGGGCCTTCCGGAGGCTGCCTGACCGAAGAGCACCTGGACCTGCCCCTGGACTTCGATTCCCTGCAACAGGTGGGGGCAATGATCGGTTCCGGCGGCATGGTGGTCATCGGCCAGGACAGTTGTATGGTGGAAGTGGCCAAGTTCTTCATGACCTTCGTGCAAAATGAGTCCTGCGGCAAATGTGTTCCCTGCCGGGAAGGGACCAGGCGGATGCTGGAGCTCTTGACCAAAATAACCCAGGGTAAGGCTACGGAGGAAGACCTCCTCCTGCTGGAGGAGCTGGCGCTGGTGGTCAAAGACGGTGCCCTGTGCGGCCTGGGCAAGACCGCTCCCAACCCCGTGCTCACCACCCTGCGCTACTTCCGTGATGAATACGAAGCCCATGTGCGGGAGAAAAAATGTCCGGCGGGAGTCTGCAAGGCACTGCTCAGTTACTTTATTGACCAGGAAAAATGCAGGGGCTGCGGTTTGTGTGCTAAGAACTGCCCGGTGGAAGCCATCAGCGGTGAGAAAAAACAGCCCCACACCATTGACCTGGTTAAATGCATTAAGTGCGGCACCTGCATGGAGAAATGCAAGTTCGGCGCCGTTTACACCGCCTAA
- a CDS encoding phenylacetate--CoA ligase family protein — MYWDREHETMSREQLRALQLERLQLTIERVYRNVPFYRQRFTEMGIKPSSIRTLEDLRRLPFTTKQDLRDNYPFGLFAVPMSDVVRVHASSGTTGKPTVVGYTQNDINTWAELIARSLVCAGGTKFDVVQNAYGYGLFTGGLGLHYGAERLGAAVVPVSGGNTQRQLMLMQDFGTTILTCTPSYALYMAEEGQKMGLDFKKMPLKAGIFGAEPWSERMRRQLEEKLDLMALDIYGLSEIMGPGVAMECAEKQGMHIWEDHFIPEIIDPATGEVLPPGEEGELVITTITKEAFPLIRYRTRDITRLDTEPCPCGRTHYRIRRITGRSDDMLIIRGVNVFPSQVESVLLEFGETEPHYLLVVDRKANLDYLEIWVEVAEHMFSDTVRKLEDLEQRLRERIESVLGISARVKLVEPNTIPRSEGKAKRVVDRRQI, encoded by the coding sequence GTGTACTGGGATCGCGAGCATGAGACCATGTCCCGGGAGCAGCTTCGGGCGCTGCAGTTGGAGCGCCTGCAGCTAACCATCGAGCGTGTTTACCGCAACGTACCCTTCTACCGGCAAAGGTTTACCGAAATGGGTATCAAGCCCTCGTCCATCCGAACTTTAGAGGACCTGCGGCGACTGCCCTTCACCACCAAACAGGATTTGCGCGACAACTATCCCTTTGGCTTGTTTGCCGTACCCATGAGCGATGTGGTCCGCGTGCACGCTTCTTCAGGCACCACGGGCAAGCCCACGGTGGTGGGATATACTCAAAACGATATTAACACCTGGGCAGAACTGATCGCCCGTTCACTGGTTTGCGCCGGGGGCACCAAATTCGATGTGGTGCAGAACGCCTATGGTTACGGCCTGTTCACCGGCGGCCTGGGGCTGCACTACGGGGCAGAGCGTCTGGGTGCAGCAGTGGTGCCCGTTTCCGGGGGCAACACCCAGCGGCAGCTCATGCTGATGCAGGACTTCGGCACCACCATTTTAACCTGTACCCCTTCCTATGCCCTGTACATGGCCGAGGAAGGGCAAAAGATGGGCCTGGACTTTAAAAAGATGCCTTTAAAGGCCGGTATTTTCGGCGCCGAACCCTGGTCGGAGCGCATGCGCCGGCAGCTGGAAGAAAAGCTGGACTTAATGGCCCTGGACATATACGGCCTTTCGGAAATAATGGGTCCCGGTGTGGCCATGGAGTGCGCTGAAAAACAGGGCATGCATATCTGGGAAGATCACTTTATACCCGAAATTATCGATCCGGCAACGGGGGAAGTGCTGCCTCCCGGGGAAGAGGGGGAACTGGTGATTACCACCATTACCAAGGAAGCCTTTCCCCTCATCCGCTACCGCACCCGGGATATCACCCGGCTGGATACGGAACCTTGCCCCTGTGGCCGGACCCATTACCGCATCCGGCGGATTACCGGCCGCAGCGACGACATGCTCATCATCCGCGGGGTTAACGTATTTCCCTCCCAGGTGGAAAGCGTGCTCCTGGAGTTCGGCGAAACCGAACCCCACTATCTGCTGGTGGTGGACCGCAAGGCCAACCTGGACTACCTGGAAATCTGGGTGGAAGTGGCGGAGCACATGTTCAGCGATACGGTGCGCAAGCTGGAAGACCTGGAACAACGCCTGCGGGAGCGGATCGAAAGCGTTCTGGGTATTTCCGCCCGGGTGAAGCTGGTGGAGCCCAACACCATCCCGAGAAGTGAAGGCAAGGCGAAGCGGGTAGTCGACCGGCGGCAGATATAA
- the tsaD gene encoding tRNA (adenosine(37)-N6)-threonylcarbamoyltransferase complex transferase subunit TsaD: MSVKILAIETSCDETSAAVVADGVKVLSNIISSQVDVHRKFGGVVPEVASRKHLELINHVIKEALDQAGLVFGNLDAVAVTHGPGLVGALLVGVAAAKAVAFALDIPLIAVNHLEGHIYANFLVRPDLPFPLICLVVSGGHTDLVLVLHHGDYRLLGSTRDDAAGEAFDKVARVLELGYPGGPAIERLAREGNEEAIDFPRAYLDGLDFSFSGLKTAVLQYLHRCRQRGEEVNPADVAASFQKAVVDVLVDKTMEAARNYNCPTIILAGGVAANGRLRAALASRARQEGLEVFYPPPVFCTDNAAMIGCAAYYKYLRGDLASLTLNAMPGLPLPSS, translated from the coding sequence ATGAGCGTTAAGATTCTGGCAATCGAAACTTCCTGTGATGAAACTTCCGCTGCCGTGGTGGCAGATGGTGTGAAAGTGCTTTCAAATATTATTTCCTCGCAGGTGGATGTACACAGGAAATTTGGCGGGGTCGTGCCCGAAGTAGCCTCCCGCAAGCACTTGGAGTTAATCAATCATGTTATTAAAGAAGCGCTGGACCAGGCCGGGCTGGTTTTTGGCAATCTGGATGCGGTGGCGGTCACCCACGGCCCCGGGCTAGTAGGGGCCCTGCTGGTGGGGGTAGCTGCGGCCAAGGCCGTGGCCTTTGCCCTGGATATCCCCCTCATTGCCGTGAATCATCTTGAAGGCCACATCTATGCCAATTTCCTGGTCCGGCCCGATTTGCCCTTTCCCCTCATCTGCCTGGTGGTAAGCGGCGGCCATACGGACCTGGTGCTGGTTCTGCATCACGGTGATTACCGGCTGCTGGGTAGCACCCGGGATGATGCCGCCGGGGAAGCCTTCGACAAGGTGGCCAGGGTGCTGGAACTGGGTTACCCCGGAGGGCCGGCAATTGAGCGCCTGGCCAGGGAGGGTAACGAAGAGGCCATTGATTTTCCCCGGGCCTACCTGGACGGCCTTGATTTTTCTTTCAGCGGCCTGAAGACGGCGGTGCTCCAGTACCTGCACCGCTGCCGGCAAAGGGGAGAAGAAGTAAACCCGGCCGATGTGGCGGCCAGCTTTCAAAAAGCCGTGGTAGACGTGCTGGTGGATAAAACCATGGAAGCTGCCCGCAATTACAACTGTCCGACCATAATCCTGGCCGGGGGAGTGGCGGCCAACGGCCGGTTACGGGCGGCCCTGGCGTCCCGGGCGCGTCAGGAAGGCCTGGAGGTATTTTACCCCCCGCCGGTGTTCTGCACCGATAATGCGGCCATGATCGGGTGTGCGGCCTATTACAAGTATCTGCGGGGCGATCTGGCATCCCTGACCCTCAATGCCATGCCCGGCCTACCCCTGCCGTCGTCTTAA